A single Acidobacteriota bacterium DNA region contains:
- the rplA gene encoding 50S ribosomal protein L1: MKRSKQYKAYRDKLDRARRHPVAEAVKILKESHYAKFNESVEIAVRLGVNPKHADQMVRGTVALPHGAGKAVRVAVFAQSEKATEATEAGADFVGADDLAEKIKGGWTDFDVAVATPDMMRHVGKLGKILGPRGLMPNPKTGTVTMDLAKTIKELKAGRIEFRVDRQANVASAIGRLSFTEDQIVENVHAFVDAIVRAKPAAAKGTYLLGVSICSSMSPGLKLDHQELVAATKR; this comes from the coding sequence ATGAAACGCTCGAAGCAGTACAAGGCCTACCGTGACAAGTTGGATCGGGCGCGCCGTCATCCCGTCGCGGAGGCGGTCAAGATCCTGAAAGAAAGTCACTACGCCAAGTTCAATGAGTCAGTAGAAATCGCGGTCCGGCTGGGAGTCAATCCCAAGCACGCCGACCAGATGGTCCGCGGCACGGTGGCTCTTCCCCACGGTGCCGGTAAGGCGGTCCGGGTGGCGGTTTTCGCGCAGTCAGAGAAGGCGACGGAAGCGACCGAGGCGGGCGCCGATTTCGTCGGTGCCGACGACCTGGCCGAGAAGATTAAGGGCGGCTGGACGGATTTCGACGTTGCCGTGGCCACGCCGGACATGATGCGTCACGTCGGCAAGCTGGGCAAGATCCTCGGTCCTCGCGGTTTGATGCCGAACCCCAAAACCGGCACGGTTACCATGGACCTGGCCAAGACCATCAAGGAGCTTAAGGCCGGGCGAATTGAGTTCCGGGTCGATCGCCAGGCGAACGTTGCCAGCGCCATCGGCAGGCTGTCGTTTACGGAAGATCAGATAGTCGAAAACGTGCACGCTTTTGTCGACGCCATTGTGCGGGCCAAGCCGGCGGCGGCCAAGGGTACCTACCTGCTCGGAGTTTCGATCTGCTCGTCGATGAGCCCGGGCTTAAAACTGGACCACCAGGAACTGGTGGCCGCGACCAAGCGGTAA
- the rplJ gene encoding 50S ribosomal protein L10, producing MPKPEKVEAVADIRKLFEECGSYFITDYQGLNVADITVLRKNLRENNVRFLVAKNTLLRLAAKDAGQSGLDDYFAGPTAVAFAADDPSVAAKILYDSYKTRELPRVKAFVVEDQLHGADEITRLASLPPREVLLSQLVAAVESPFTSLVAALDAVFHELMGTIDALAQKRTDEG from the coding sequence ATGCCGAAGCCGGAAAAAGTTGAAGCGGTCGCGGATATTCGAAAGCTCTTCGAGGAATGTGGCTCGTATTTCATTACCGACTACCAGGGACTCAACGTAGCGGACATTACGGTACTGCGGAAGAACCTGCGTGAGAATAACGTGCGCTTTCTGGTGGCCAAGAACACGTTGCTGCGTCTGGCCGCGAAGGATGCCGGTCAGTCCGGTCTTGACGACTACTTCGCGGGGCCGACAGCCGTGGCCTTCGCCGCCGATGACCCCTCGGTGGCGGCCAAAATCCTGTATGATTCTTACAAGACCAGGGAGCTACCCCGGGTTAAGGCGTTCGTGGTGGAGGACCAGTTGCACGGTGCGGACGAGATCACGCGTCTGGCTTCCCTTCCCCCGAGAGAGGTCCTCCTGTCACAGCTCGTGGCTGCGGTCGAATCTCCTTTCACCAGCCTGGTGGCGGCCCTCGATGCCGTCTTCCACGAGTTGATGGGGACGATTGACGCCCTGGCTCAAAAGAGAACGGATGAAGGATGA
- the rplL gene encoding 50S ribosomal protein L7/L12 — MAKAAIDEIVEKISNLNAMELADLSKEIQEKFGVTAAAPVVMGGAVAAAGAAAEAVEEQTEFDVVLNGAGDKKIQVIKVVRQLTSLGLKEAKDLVDGAPAKVKEGVSKDEAEAAKAKLEEVGALVEVK, encoded by the coding sequence GTGGCAAAGGCAGCGATTGACGAAATTGTTGAGAAGATTTCCAATCTGAACGCGATGGAACTGGCCGATCTTTCCAAGGAGATTCAAGAGAAGTTCGGTGTGACGGCCGCCGCGCCGGTGGTCATGGGTGGCGCGGTGGCAGCCGCGGGCGCCGCCGCTGAAGCGGTCGAGGAACAGACCGAGTTCGACGTGGTCCTTAACGGCGCTGGTGACAAGAAGATACAGGTCATCAAAGTGGTGCGTCAGCTCACGTCGCTGGGTCTCAAGGAGGCAAAGGACCTGGTTGACGGTGCTCCGGCAAAGGTGAAGGAAGGTGTCTCCAAGGATGAGGCCGAAGCGGCCAAAGCCAAGCTCGAAGAGGTTGGCGCGCTGGTCGAGGTCAAGTAG